One window of the Archangium primigenium genome contains the following:
- a CDS encoding AMP-binding protein, producing MSLPELNVTQLLTGKRLLFAGATGFVGKVTLSMLLARYGQELDKLYVLVRKGSAPSAERRFFDKVATSEPFQPLRDSLGDAGALEFIRQKVEVIDGDITDPLMGLEPAQAEALTGQVHAIVNCAGLVSFNPSLEVGLNVNTHGVKNTVELALRWKVPLIHMSTAFVAGNRNGLVFEDEEVVGYFPRQDELDGRDFSLEQEIADADKVVARLREQADDKTLTSLFRKKALERLEEEGRDATDEKTLRLAVGRERKLWLSGELVRAGMDRARHWGWPNTYTYTKSLGEQVMASTPGLRYAIVRPSIVESAQHFPFPGWNEGFTTSAPLAFAGIKGQQHIPAGDRAILDIIPVDHVAGATIGITAHAMQVEERRVYNLASGDVNPFYASRSIELVGLYRRRYYRNKETGNALLNEVRSRIEPVPASRAVFENLSAPMFIKGAKLLRQVIDEVKPAWGAPKVQALMERARESLSTVEEEGSSLLGLIELFMPFLYDNRYVFRCDNTRSVYARMAPHDRARIPWAPESIDWRVYFLDTHLPGLEKWVFPGMEEENKRRTVIPAHRDLLEMLEASVNAWRHRVAFRFAADEKEERLTYGEVNRYANRVGSFLLKEGVKRNERVMLLSENRPEWPVSYFGILRAGGTAVPMDPSLNEAEVVNIARRSEAKVLLISEEAAEELPRIAEALAQAGLSTRVVSLAEAMSGDPQHPDNIGPVRHTAAPDDVASLIFTSGTTGTPKGVMLTHRNFASLIAKLAGAFNIGIGDGVLSVLPLHHTFEFAAGFLTPFSRGAEITYIDELTSDKLGEVFETGRVSAMIGVPALWQLLHRKVTQEMASRPPLVEQALKTLMATHGELRNRSSLNLGKLLFWPVHRKFGGKIKFLVSGGSALPDDVHKAFHQLGFNIIEGYGLTEAAPVLTVSETNVNKRQPGTVGKALPGIELKILEPDTEGIGEVIARGPSVMAGYFGDKDATDAVLKEGWLYTGDLGRLDADGRLFLVGRKKDVIIDANGKNVYPDELEEVYGEHPHIKELSIVGMPDEAGGEKVVCLCVPDYQERPREEVRRELEEHFRKKGSDMPFYRRVKVLRFTDVELPRTSSRKVKRKQVVEEFKKLDRLAASGDKARERVQQAGTGGVADWLYPLLAEVVNRPLADVRPEAHLSTDLGVDSLMLTELSVALEQAGVPLPSANDLTHVQTVEDLRKLVLSSGRKPSAETRARDISREVKSDEEVEIPVPEPLVTLGRHAVRLGQRAIFGGLFDVKVTGKAFIPQNRNFLVIANHTSHLDMGLVKVLLGEQGDRLTTIAARDYFFDTPLKRAYFENFTNLIPMDRRGSLRESLGMAGSALQQGYNLLIFPEGTRSVTGELLEFKPTLGYLALTYKVDVLPIYMKGAFEALPKGSMLPKSRELEGHIGPALTYEMLRKKTQGMSRSESYRYATHLAEDAVRALAAGRVLSFDDSATVEDQRRALSTGRNDT from the coding sequence ATGAGCCTCCCCGAGTTGAACGTCACGCAGCTCCTCACCGGCAAGCGCCTCTTGTTCGCGGGCGCCACCGGCTTCGTGGGCAAGGTCACCCTGTCCATGCTCCTGGCGCGCTATGGCCAGGAGCTCGACAAGCTCTACGTGCTGGTGCGCAAGGGCAGCGCCCCGTCGGCCGAGCGGCGCTTCTTCGACAAGGTCGCCACGAGCGAGCCCTTCCAGCCGCTGCGCGACAGCCTCGGGGACGCGGGCGCGCTGGAGTTCATCCGCCAGAAGGTCGAGGTCATCGACGGGGACATCACCGACCCGCTCATGGGGCTGGAGCCCGCCCAGGCCGAGGCGCTCACCGGCCAGGTGCACGCCATCGTCAACTGCGCGGGCCTCGTGTCCTTCAACCCCTCGCTGGAGGTGGGGCTCAACGTCAACACCCACGGCGTGAAGAACACCGTGGAGCTGGCGCTGCGCTGGAAGGTGCCGCTCATCCACATGTCCACCGCGTTCGTGGCGGGCAACCGCAACGGCCTCGTCTTCGAGGACGAGGAGGTGGTGGGCTACTTCCCGCGCCAGGACGAGCTGGACGGGCGCGACTTCAGCCTGGAGCAGGAGATCGCCGACGCGGACAAGGTCGTGGCCCGGCTGCGCGAGCAGGCGGACGACAAGACGCTCACGTCGCTCTTCCGCAAGAAGGCCCTGGAGCGGCTGGAGGAAGAAGGCCGCGACGCCACGGACGAGAAGACGCTGCGCCTGGCCGTGGGCCGCGAGCGCAAGCTGTGGCTGTCCGGCGAGCTCGTGCGCGCGGGCATGGACCGGGCGCGGCACTGGGGCTGGCCCAACACGTACACGTACACCAAGAGCCTGGGCGAGCAGGTCATGGCGAGCACGCCCGGCCTGCGCTACGCCATCGTGCGGCCCTCCATCGTCGAGTCCGCCCAGCACTTCCCCTTCCCCGGCTGGAACGAGGGCTTCACCACCTCGGCGCCGCTCGCCTTCGCGGGCATCAAGGGCCAGCAGCACATCCCCGCGGGTGACCGCGCCATCCTCGACATCATCCCCGTGGACCACGTGGCGGGCGCCACCATCGGCATCACCGCCCACGCCATGCAGGTGGAGGAGCGGCGCGTCTACAACCTGGCCAGCGGGGACGTGAACCCGTTCTACGCGAGCCGCTCCATCGAGCTCGTGGGCCTGTACCGCCGCCGCTACTACCGCAACAAGGAGACGGGCAACGCGCTGCTCAACGAGGTGCGCTCGCGCATCGAGCCCGTGCCGGCCAGCCGCGCCGTGTTCGAGAACCTCAGCGCGCCCATGTTCATCAAGGGCGCGAAGCTCCTGCGCCAGGTGATCGACGAGGTGAAGCCCGCCTGGGGAGCCCCCAAGGTGCAGGCGCTGATGGAGCGCGCGCGCGAGTCGCTGAGCACCGTGGAGGAGGAGGGCTCGAGCCTGTTGGGGCTCATCGAGCTGTTCATGCCCTTCCTCTACGACAACCGCTACGTCTTCCGCTGCGACAACACCCGCTCGGTGTACGCGCGGATGGCGCCGCATGACCGGGCCCGCATCCCCTGGGCGCCCGAGTCCATCGACTGGCGCGTCTACTTCCTCGACACCCACCTGCCCGGCCTGGAGAAGTGGGTGTTCCCGGGCATGGAGGAGGAGAACAAGCGGCGCACCGTCATCCCCGCCCACCGCGACCTCCTGGAGATGCTCGAGGCGAGCGTCAACGCCTGGCGCCACCGCGTGGCCTTCCGCTTCGCCGCGGACGAGAAGGAAGAGCGCCTCACCTACGGCGAGGTCAACCGCTACGCCAACCGCGTGGGCAGCTTCCTGCTCAAGGAAGGCGTCAAGCGCAACGAGCGCGTGATGCTCTTGTCGGAGAACCGGCCCGAGTGGCCCGTCTCCTACTTCGGCATCCTGCGCGCCGGCGGCACCGCGGTGCCCATGGACCCGAGCCTCAACGAGGCCGAGGTCGTCAACATCGCCCGCCGCTCCGAGGCCAAGGTGCTGCTCATCTCGGAGGAGGCGGCGGAGGAACTGCCCCGCATCGCCGAGGCGCTCGCCCAGGCGGGCCTGTCCACGCGCGTGGTCAGCCTCGCCGAGGCGATGAGTGGAGACCCCCAGCACCCGGACAACATCGGCCCGGTGCGCCACACGGCCGCGCCGGACGACGTGGCCAGCCTCATCTTCACCTCCGGCACCACGGGCACGCCCAAGGGCGTGATGCTCACCCACCGCAACTTCGCCTCGCTCATCGCGAAGCTCGCCGGTGCGTTCAACATCGGCATCGGGGACGGCGTGCTGTCCGTGCTCCCCCTGCACCACACCTTCGAGTTCGCCGCGGGCTTCCTCACCCCGTTCTCGCGGGGCGCGGAGATCACCTACATCGACGAGCTCACCTCGGACAAACTCGGCGAGGTGTTCGAGACGGGCCGCGTGTCGGCGATGATCGGCGTGCCCGCGCTCTGGCAGCTCCTGCACCGCAAGGTGACGCAGGAGATGGCCAGCCGCCCGCCGCTCGTCGAGCAGGCGCTCAAGACGCTCATGGCCACCCACGGGGAGCTGCGCAACCGCAGCAGTCTCAACCTGGGCAAGCTGCTCTTCTGGCCCGTGCACCGCAAGTTCGGCGGGAAGATCAAGTTCCTCGTGTCCGGCGGCTCGGCGCTGCCGGATGACGTGCACAAGGCCTTCCACCAGCTCGGCTTCAACATCATCGAGGGCTACGGCCTCACCGAGGCGGCGCCCGTGCTCACCGTCTCCGAGACCAACGTCAACAAGCGCCAGCCGGGCACCGTGGGCAAGGCGCTGCCGGGCATCGAGCTGAAGATCCTCGAGCCGGACACCGAGGGCATCGGCGAGGTCATCGCCCGGGGCCCCAGCGTCATGGCGGGCTACTTCGGGGACAAGGACGCCACCGACGCCGTGCTCAAGGAGGGCTGGCTGTACACCGGCGACCTCGGGCGCCTGGACGCCGACGGTCGGCTCTTCCTGGTGGGCCGCAAGAAGGACGTCATCATCGACGCCAACGGGAAGAACGTGTACCCGGACGAGCTCGAGGAGGTCTACGGCGAGCACCCGCACATCAAGGAGCTGTCCATCGTCGGCATGCCGGACGAGGCGGGCGGCGAGAAGGTGGTGTGCCTGTGCGTGCCGGACTACCAGGAGCGGCCGCGCGAGGAAGTGCGGCGCGAGCTGGAGGAGCACTTCCGCAAGAAGGGCTCGGACATGCCCTTCTACCGCCGGGTGAAGGTGCTGCGCTTCACGGACGTGGAGCTGCCGCGCACCTCCTCGCGCAAGGTCAAGCGCAAGCAGGTGGTGGAGGAGTTCAAGAAGCTCGACCGGCTCGCGGCCTCCGGTGACAAGGCGCGCGAGCGCGTGCAGCAGGCGGGCACGGGCGGCGTGGCCGACTGGCTCTACCCGCTGCTGGCCGAGGTGGTGAACCGCCCCCTCGCCGACGTGCGCCCCGAGGCCCACCTGAGCACGGACCTGGGCGTGGACTCGCTCATGCTCACCGAGCTGTCGGTGGCGCTCGAGCAGGCGGGGGTGCCGCTGCCCAGCGCGAACGATCTCACCCACGTGCAGACGGTGGAGGACCTGCGCAAGCTGGTGCTCTCCAGCGGCCGCAAGCCGAGCGCCGAGACGCGCGCCCGGGACATCTCGCGCGAGGTGAAGAGCGACGAGGAGGTGGAGATCCCCGTGCCCGAGCCCCTGGTCACCCTGGGTCGGCACGCGGTGCGGCTGGGCCAGCGCGCCATCTTCGGTGGCCTGTTCGACGTGAAGGTGACGGGCAAGGCCTTCATCCCGCAGAACCGCAACTTCCTCGTCATCGCCAACCACACGAGCCACCTGGACATGGGCCTCGTCAAGGTGCTGCTCGGCGAGCAGGGCGACCGGCTGACGACCATCGCCGCGCGGGACTACTTCTTCGACACGCCCCTCAAGCGCGCGTACTTCGAGAACTTCACCAACCTCATTCCCATGGACCGGCGGGGCTCCCTGCGCGAGTCGCTGGGCATGGCGGGCAGCGCGCTGCAGCAGGGCTACAACCTGCTCATCTTCCCCGAGGGCACGCGCTCGGTGACGGGCGAGCTGCTCGAGTTCAAGCCCACGCTGGGCTACCTGGCGCTCACCTACAAGGTGGACGTGCTGCCCATCTACATGAAGGGCGCCTTCGAGGCCCTGCCCAAGGGCAGCATGCTGCCCAAGTCGCGCGAGCTGGAGGGCCACATCGGCCCGGCGCTCACCTACGAGATGCTGCGCAAGAAGACCCAGGGCATGTCGCGCTCGGAGAGCTACCGCTACGCCACGCACCTGGCCGAGGACGCCGTGCGCGCGCTCGCCGCGGGGCGGGTGCTGAGCTTCGATGACTCGGCGACGGTGGAGGACCAGCGCCGCGCCCTGTCCACGGGAAGGAACGACACGTGA
- a CDS encoding lactate racemase domain-containing protein, whose translation MRPLKTLKKLYDEESQVVITEKGSPPRALFSGENFLLEDLPVGTRVIFPRPPLEGVPNVKAAIRWAINHPEGMEPLHALLRPGMRLTCVIDDISVPLPPMATPDVRQSILEVVLELCADSGVDDIHLIIANALHRRMTEAEMRRMVGQKIHDAFYPDRYYNHDAEDPDGITELERSPCGSHVVAVNRRVAESDLTVYVNVNFVPMNGGHKSMGTGLANYASLRAHHNPKTIRSSESYMEPAKSELYRRNERIGKAIDKHLKVFHIESVLNNRMFGPGTDFLHKREEDYSEGDRLKFHAMRYALSKMPRAAARKVLNAIPAPYDVTGVFAGATEPTHQKILEKSWQQYVVPVQGQSDIVIFPIPFISPYSVNSILNPLLVQVMGLGYFFNLNRGVPLVKKGGVIILTHPAFDEFDPVQHPSYIEFFNRVLPETRDAVKIEQKFEREFAENPSYVHLYRKGNAYHGVHPLYMWYWGENGRQHAGKVIVAGAENNHVPALLGWDRTDTLTEAIEEARGFMGRSASISLLRISPTVMVDVK comes from the coding sequence ATGCGCCCGCTCAAGACGCTCAAGAAGCTGTACGACGAGGAAAGCCAGGTGGTCATCACCGAGAAGGGCAGCCCCCCGCGGGCGCTCTTCTCCGGGGAGAACTTCCTCCTCGAGGACCTGCCCGTGGGCACCCGGGTCATCTTCCCCCGGCCGCCCCTCGAGGGCGTGCCCAACGTCAAGGCCGCCATCCGCTGGGCCATCAACCACCCGGAGGGCATGGAGCCGCTGCACGCCCTGCTGCGCCCGGGCATGCGGCTCACCTGCGTCATCGACGACATCTCGGTGCCGCTGCCGCCCATGGCCACTCCGGACGTGCGCCAGTCCATCCTGGAGGTGGTGCTGGAGCTGTGCGCCGACTCGGGGGTGGATGACATCCACCTCATCATCGCCAACGCCCTGCACCGGCGCATGACCGAGGCGGAGATGCGGCGCATGGTGGGCCAGAAGATCCACGACGCCTTCTACCCGGACCGCTACTACAACCACGACGCCGAGGACCCGGACGGCATCACCGAGCTGGAGCGCAGCCCGTGCGGCTCGCACGTGGTGGCCGTCAACCGGCGCGTGGCCGAGAGCGACCTGACGGTGTACGTCAACGTGAACTTCGTGCCCATGAATGGCGGGCACAAGTCCATGGGCACGGGCCTGGCCAACTACGCGAGCCTGCGCGCGCACCACAACCCCAAGACGATCCGCAGCTCCGAGAGCTACATGGAGCCGGCGAAGAGCGAGCTGTACCGGCGCAACGAGCGCATCGGCAAGGCGATCGACAAGCACCTCAAGGTGTTCCACATCGAGTCGGTGCTCAACAACCGCATGTTCGGCCCGGGCACGGACTTCCTGCACAAGCGCGAGGAGGACTACTCCGAGGGCGACCGGCTGAAGTTCCACGCCATGCGCTACGCCTTGTCCAAGATGCCGCGCGCCGCGGCGCGCAAGGTGCTCAACGCCATCCCCGCCCCCTACGACGTCACGGGCGTGTTCGCGGGCGCCACCGAGCCCACGCACCAGAAGATCCTGGAGAAGAGCTGGCAGCAGTACGTGGTGCCGGTGCAGGGGCAGAGCGACATCGTCATCTTCCCCATCCCCTTCATCTCGCCCTACAGCGTCAACTCCATCCTCAACCCGCTGCTCGTGCAGGTGATGGGGCTCGGCTACTTCTTCAACCTCAACCGCGGCGTGCCGCTGGTGAAGAAGGGCGGCGTCATCATCCTCACCCACCCCGCCTTCGACGAGTTCGATCCCGTCCAGCACCCGAGCTACATCGAGTTCTTCAACCGCGTGCTGCCCGAGACGCGCGACGCGGTGAAGATCGAGCAGAAGTTCGAGCGCGAGTTCGCCGAGAACCCGAGCTACGTGCACCTGTACCGCAAGGGCAACGCCTACCACGGCGTGCACCCGCTCTACATGTGGTACTGGGGCGAGAATGGCCGCCAGCACGCGGGCAAGGTCATCGTCGCTGGCGCGGAGAACAACCACGTCCCGGCGCTGCTCGGCTGGGACCGCACCGACACGCTCACCGAGGCCATCGAGGAGGCGCGCGGCTTCATGGGCCGCTCGGCCAGCATCAGCCTGCTGCGCATCTCCCCCACCGTCATGGTCGACGTGAAGTAG